The Brassica oleracea var. oleracea cultivar TO1000 chromosome C6, BOL, whole genome shotgun sequence genomic interval AAGTGTCTTACAAGCACAATGTGTCTAAGATAAGACAAAATGTGCGGATGTAAAAATTTTGCTCATTATCTCACATTTCTTTCGTTAATTTCCAAACACGTAAAGAATAATATACTAATATATAAACACTTATAAATATACATAAATATTTCTTTATCTGTCTAATTCACAACAGTCCCGAATATTTCTTATTATTTACGAATTGGATTACGGATAAAAGAGATAAGTTTATACAAACTATGGGGTCAATGTACAATTAATTACAAGATTATTGTTGGAGCAAACAATAAATTTGGCCTTTTCACGAATCGGATTCTCTCTCCTCTCTAGTATACAAAAACCCTAGTCGTCGTTGGCTCTGTTACTCTCCGTCGTCTTTCAACCGCCGATCAAACAGATTTTGTGATGGCAGCTAAGGCATCAGCTTTATCGACGGAATACGGCGGAGTAAGTAACATGGAGAAGTTTCTCTGCGAGCGATTGTTGGACCAGTCGCAGCCAATCTCAGAGCGATTCAGAGCTCTCTTCTCTCTTCGCAACTTGAAAGGCCCTGGTCCTCGCAACGCTCTAATCCTCGGTTTGTTCAATCTCTTCTGCTCTATTTGCTTCTTTCAGTTTCATTTGCACGAGACCGAACCAAAAAGATTCTTACTCTGTGTAGAACGTTAGAGATATTATTTGATTTTCCTTCTCCTGCAGCATCCAGAGATTCATCCAACTTGTTAGCACATGAAGCTGCCTTTGCGTTGGGACAGATGCAAGATGCTGAAGCAGTTCCTGCTCTAGAGTCGGTTCTTAATGATATGTCTTTGCATCCTATAGTGCGCCATGAGTTGAGTATAGCTTATGATCCTTGTGCTGAACCTAATCCTTATTTTTGATTGTTTTTTGCGGAGTCGCTGATGGGCTGTTAATGTAACAGGCAGCAGAAGCTCTTGGAGCTATTGGTTTAGCGGGCAATGCCGACATTTTGAAGAAAAGCTTGATCTTTGATCCTGCTCAGGAGGTTCGGGAAACATGTGAGTTAGCTCTCAAAAGGATTGAAGAGCTGAGTAATGTTGTTGATGCGGAGACAAAGAGATCACCTTTCATGTCTGTTGACCCTGCGGCTCCAGCTGCTGCTTTCTCTTCCGTTCACCAATTGAGGTTCTTCTAATCTTGACCAACTCTGAACACTTGTAGGAAATGATTTTTCAGTTTGTGACAGATCATTTAATTACACAGGCAGATTCTTATGGATGAAACAAAAGGCATGTATGAGAGATATGCTGCTCTTTTCTCTCTGAGGAATCATGGTGGAGAGGACGCTGTTTCTGCTATTGTTGATTCTTTGAGTGCTGATAGTGCCCTTCTACGACATGAGGTTTGTCAAGTTTTGGTGACTTTCAGTTTTGGTCATTGTTTGCTAAATTGCTAGTGAGGACTTGCTTTCCAAAGGTGTTCATGGACTTGCATATGTCTGTGTCTGTTAAGATCTGTTATCTTGGATCTTTGCTTCATTGTTCTCCAAAATGATTGATATAATTTTGTGTAGGTTGCTTATGTCTTGGGGCAATTACAAAACAAAGCTGCTTTAGATACTCTAAGCAAAATACTTAGAGATGTGAATGAGCACCCAATGGTTAGACACGAGGCTGCAGAAGCGCTTGGTTCTATTGCAGGTATCTTTCCTCCATCCCATGAACCATCACAACTTGACTTGTCTTTACT includes:
- the LOC106298346 gene encoding deoxyhypusine hydroxylase-like; protein product: MAAKASALSTEYGGVSNMEKFLCERLLDQSQPISERFRALFSLRNLKGPGPRNALILASRDSSNLLAHEAAFALGQMQDAEAVPALESVLNDMSLHPIVRHEAAEALGAIGLAGNADILKKSLIFDPAQEVRETCELALKRIEELSNVVDAETKRSPFMSVDPAAPAAAFSSVHQLRQILMDETKGMYERYAALFSLRNHGGEDAVSAIVDSLSADSALLRHEVAYVLGQLQNKAALDTLSKILRDVNEHPMVRHEAAEALGSIADEQSIALLQEFSRDTEPLVSQSCEVALSMLEFENSGKSFEFFFTQDPLVC